A section of the Agarivorans litoreus genome encodes:
- a CDS encoding MATE family efflux transporter: MYASPITLNRSWLEQFWRLAWPISLQAVLLSLLGLVDVLMVATLGDAEVAAVGYAGRAFFVAIVILNGFSTACAILSAQHWGTKNWTAIGRTVALSFYAGLIFTLATLAFMLFSPSTIMQWGSSDAHLVAIGSDYIRATALMILFTLPVIVFESALRASGNTKLPLYISVFAVVANIALNQVLIFGFGSIPAMGIVGAGVATVIARLLQLVVLWASLWWQKHPLLKVCLIGFWQFKQAELIKYAKLAVPLVINFSIWSSGVFVFATLYGQLGTNALAAMSLISPIEGIAISCFMGFSSACSIIVGNKLGANQFKQAWIDARLALLVSPIAAIGIGVAIWLLSYPLLNLFGALESETLQLAQQLVLVLAASTWLRIFNMVLINGILRSGGDNSFCLMSDTFCQWGVGLMLTSIAIFVFDVSLITAFCIALSEEVFKAMLCFWRMNQKKWLRNLTTEPLAETN; encoded by the coding sequence ATGTACGCATCTCCTATTACTTTGAATCGCTCTTGGCTAGAGCAGTTCTGGCGCCTAGCTTGGCCAATATCTTTACAAGCAGTATTACTAAGCTTATTAGGCTTGGTAGACGTACTAATGGTTGCCACTTTAGGTGATGCCGAAGTCGCCGCAGTAGGTTATGCCGGTCGCGCATTCTTTGTGGCGATTGTGATCTTAAATGGCTTCTCGACCGCTTGTGCCATTTTAAGTGCGCAGCACTGGGGCACTAAAAACTGGACAGCCATTGGCCGCACGGTGGCTTTATCTTTCTATGCTGGACTTATTTTTACCCTGGCAACCTTAGCCTTCATGCTTTTCAGCCCTAGCACCATTATGCAATGGGGCAGCAGTGATGCTCATTTAGTAGCTATTGGCAGCGATTATATTCGCGCAACCGCCTTGATGATTCTATTCACCTTGCCGGTGATTGTGTTTGAGTCTGCACTACGAGCAAGTGGCAATACCAAGCTACCGCTGTACATTAGTGTTTTTGCTGTGGTCGCCAATATCGCGCTTAACCAAGTATTAATTTTTGGTTTTGGCTCGATCCCAGCAATGGGTATTGTAGGCGCAGGTGTTGCGACAGTTATCGCACGTTTACTGCAACTCGTTGTATTGTGGGCCAGCCTTTGGTGGCAAAAACACCCTTTACTAAAAGTATGTTTAATTGGTTTTTGGCAGTTTAAACAAGCTGAGCTAATCAAATACGCCAAGCTTGCTGTGCCACTAGTTATTAACTTTAGTATTTGGTCGAGCGGTGTATTTGTATTTGCCACCTTGTATGGTCAATTGGGCACTAACGCGTTGGCGGCCATGAGCCTAATTAGCCCTATAGAAGGCATCGCTATTTCGTGTTTTATGGGCTTTTCGAGCGCTTGCTCCATCATAGTGGGCAACAAATTAGGGGCCAACCAATTCAAGCAGGCTTGGATAGATGCACGTTTAGCCTTGTTAGTTAGCCCTATTGCCGCCATTGGTATCGGTGTCGCTATTTGGTTATTGAGCTATCCTTTATTGAACTTGTTTGGCGCTTTAGAATCAGAAACTTTGCAACTAGCCCAACAATTGGTGTTAGTGCTAGCAGCCTCTACTTGGCTACGCATTTTTAACATGGTGCTAATTAACGGCATTTTGCGCAGCGGCGGCGACAATAGCTTTTGCTTAATGTCGGATACATTCTGCCAATGGGGTGTGGGTTTAATGCTTACTTCTATTGCGATTTTTGTGTTCGATGTAAGCTTAATCACCGCCTTCTGTATCGCGTTAAGTGAAGAAGTATTTAAAGCTATGTTGTGTTTTTGGCGAATGAACCAGAAAAAATGGCTACGTAACCTAACTACCGAGCCTCTCGCCGAAACCAACTGA
- a CDS encoding META domain-containing protein encodes MNKQLLIGLTLTLGLVGCASKQSEPSMDLADSRWYMTSDFYNIADIKLPAFTLEENENGFKISGTTGCNNFFGQAEWDGKQLKVNQPIGMTRKICGDMANKIEMEFVQALEQSLVSDGENLRLNNGAMFKRVPKS; translated from the coding sequence ATGAATAAACAGCTACTTATTGGCTTAACTTTAACCCTAGGTTTAGTCGGCTGTGCCAGTAAACAATCGGAGCCAAGCATGGATTTAGCAGATAGCCGTTGGTATATGACCAGTGATTTCTACAACATTGCAGATATTAAGCTGCCGGCATTTACCTTAGAAGAAAATGAAAACGGCTTTAAAATTTCTGGCACTACAGGCTGCAATAACTTTTTTGGCCAAGCTGAGTGGGATGGAAAGCAACTCAAGGTTAACCAACCAATAGGAATGACCCGCAAAATATGTGGTGACATGGCTAACAAAATTGAAATGGAATTTGTTCAAGCGCTAGAGCAATCTTTAGTGAGTGATGGCGAGAACTTACGCTTAAACAACGGTGCAATGTTTAAGCGCGTACCTAAAAGCTAA
- a CDS encoding retron Ec67 family RNA-directed DNA polymerase/endonuclease produces the protein MIHRRNYLLLKQAKTKPELASILGVSAAFLTRTLYRPGVKSYVNSHYHQFDITKKSGGVRTISAPSDELKDLQRKLSDLLLDCKEVIHLDNKIECTLSHGFERKRSIITNARIHHGKKNVLNLDLEDFFGSFNFGRVRGYFIANKSFKLDPHIATIIAQIACYKNALPQGSPCSPVIANLITNNLDIKLSKLAKRNGCSYTRYADDITFSTRKKSFPTAIIKKIEDTTLGSKLLGEIRRSGFSVNPKKTRLQFKDSRQEATGLVVNKKVNIKSEYWRITRAMAHSLFKTGKFQISEQDGSYRNGHLSELEGRLTFIDSIDFYNNLEKKKKPEPKYEPKIHTGINKFRDKLNSREKVYGRFLQYKHFFANEHPTILTEGKTDNVYLKSALNHLQASYPNLVNPKSANAKYSPKLKFPDLNRKTMYLLDMGDGATPFVRFVQRYADDLKCFEDKKAKNPVILVLDNDTGPKDLLNHLVKKVRSCPSDIATLKSSGFIHLFHNLYLILTPLNAGGKDSAMEDLFDTATLGTVIDGKTFSPAKHIDISKQYGKHIFSTKVVRSNKAKINFDKFKYIFDEIEKVKQHFSTL, from the coding sequence TTGATTCATAGAAGAAACTATTTACTACTTAAACAAGCTAAAACAAAACCTGAATTAGCATCAATCCTAGGCGTTTCAGCAGCTTTCCTTACTAGGACCTTGTACAGGCCGGGCGTAAAATCATACGTAAATTCGCACTACCATCAATTTGACATTACCAAGAAATCGGGTGGTGTCAGAACAATTAGTGCTCCATCAGACGAATTAAAAGACCTTCAACGTAAATTGTCAGATTTACTATTAGATTGTAAAGAGGTGATTCATCTTGACAACAAAATTGAATGCACTCTTTCACATGGCTTCGAGCGAAAAAGGTCAATCATAACGAATGCGCGTATTCACCACGGTAAAAAGAATGTACTAAATTTAGATTTGGAAGATTTCTTTGGGAGCTTTAACTTTGGCAGGGTTCGAGGGTATTTTATTGCAAACAAAAGCTTTAAATTAGATCCCCATATAGCAACCATCATTGCCCAAATAGCATGCTATAAAAATGCTCTTCCTCAAGGGAGCCCATGCTCCCCTGTGATTGCCAACCTTATAACTAACAATCTTGATATTAAGCTTTCCAAGTTAGCTAAGAGAAATGGCTGCTCATATACAAGATATGCTGACGATATAACGTTTTCGACTAGAAAAAAAAGTTTCCCCACAGCTATTATCAAAAAAATTGAAGATACAACACTAGGTTCAAAATTACTTGGCGAAATAAGACGCTCTGGTTTTTCAGTAAACCCAAAAAAAACCAGATTACAATTTAAAGATTCAAGACAAGAAGCAACTGGATTAGTTGTTAATAAAAAAGTAAACATTAAATCTGAATATTGGCGCATAACCAGAGCTATGGCTCACTCTCTATTCAAAACAGGAAAATTTCAGATTTCTGAGCAAGATGGCTCTTATAGAAATGGTCATTTATCAGAGCTAGAAGGTCGATTGACTTTTATTGACTCTATCGATTTTTATAACAACCTAGAGAAAAAGAAAAAGCCAGAGCCAAAATATGAACCAAAGATACACACTGGAATTAATAAATTTCGTGATAAATTAAATTCAAGAGAAAAGGTTTATGGGAGATTTTTGCAATACAAGCATTTTTTTGCGAATGAACACCCAACAATATTGACTGAAGGGAAAACAGATAACGTTTACTTAAAAAGTGCTTTAAATCATCTTCAAGCCTCTTACCCTAATTTAGTAAACCCTAAATCAGCTAACGCAAAGTATTCCCCCAAGCTAAAATTCCCTGATTTAAACCGTAAAACAATGTACTTGCTCGATATGGGTGATGGTGCAACACCTTTTGTTAGGTTTGTTCAAAGGTATGCTGATGATTTAAAGTGCTTTGAAGACAAGAAAGCTAAGAATCCAGTAATTCTAGTACTGGATAACGACACTGGCCCCAAAGATTTATTAAATCATTTAGTAAAAAAGGTAAGATCATGCCCTAGTGATATAGCCACACTAAAAAGTAGCGGCTTTATTCACTTATTCCATAACCTGTATCTTATTTTGACTCCACTCAATGCTGGAGGAAAAGATTCCGCTATGGAAGACTTATTTGATACCGCAACTCTCGGTACTGTGATTGATGGAAAAACATTTTCTCCAGCTAAGCATATAGATATAAGCAAGCAATATGGAAAACATATTTTTTCGACTAAGGTTGTTCGCTCAAATAAAGCAAAAATCAACTTTGATAAATTTAAGTACATCTTTGATGAGATTGAGAAAGTTAAGCAGCACTTTTCAACATTATAA
- a CDS encoding MBL fold metallo-hydrolase, whose amino-acid sequence MSTPFASAIAADNTVFTTQVNNGKYQNAQAMPANASAWGILWRYVSEQRVDATPSNGIPVMPLSASQLDALPADQSSVIRFGHSSVYMQVAGQRWLIDPVFSQRTSPFSFIGPKRFHQPPLKLSELDNIDGVLISHDHYDHLDKHSIKLLKDKVQHFVVPEGVDQHLLDWGVDRQKIQRLRWWQSANFGELTVTATPTQHFSGRGLFDANQTLWASYVIDAPEQRVFFSGDSGYFDGFKQIGERYGPFDLTMMETGAYDKDWSAVHMTPEQTLQAHLDLKGKALMPVHNSTFDLAFHSWYEPFEQISQLTEQANVKLITPKIGEVFTVGQSPITEAWWRVFK is encoded by the coding sequence ATGAGTACACCATTCGCTTCAGCCATAGCGGCTGACAACACGGTTTTTACTACCCAAGTTAATAATGGTAAGTACCAAAACGCACAAGCAATGCCAGCTAATGCCTCGGCTTGGGGTATTTTGTGGCGTTATGTGAGTGAGCAGCGGGTAGATGCTACGCCAAGTAATGGCATTCCGGTGATGCCTTTGAGCGCTTCTCAACTTGACGCATTACCTGCCGATCAAAGCAGTGTTATTCGCTTTGGTCATTCGAGTGTTTACATGCAAGTGGCTGGGCAACGCTGGTTGATTGATCCGGTATTTTCGCAGCGAACATCTCCTTTTAGCTTTATTGGCCCCAAGCGTTTTCATCAACCTCCGCTTAAGCTGAGTGAGTTAGACAATATTGATGGTGTGCTTATTTCCCATGATCACTACGACCATTTAGACAAGCACAGCATCAAGCTGTTAAAAGATAAGGTTCAGCATTTTGTGGTACCTGAAGGGGTTGATCAACACCTGCTAGATTGGGGAGTGGATAGGCAAAAGATTCAACGCTTACGCTGGTGGCAGTCGGCCAATTTTGGTGAGTTAACAGTGACAGCCACGCCAACACAGCACTTCTCTGGTCGTGGCTTATTTGACGCCAACCAAACGCTTTGGGCATCTTATGTGATTGATGCGCCGGAGCAGCGAGTATTTTTTAGCGGTGACTCTGGTTACTTCGATGGTTTTAAGCAAATTGGTGAGCGTTATGGCCCCTTTGATTTAACCATGATGGAAACCGGCGCTTATGACAAAGATTGGTCAGCGGTACATATGACGCCAGAGCAAACTTTGCAAGCTCATTTGGATTTAAAAGGGAAGGCCTTGATGCCGGTGCATAACTCTACCTTTGATTTGGCTTTCCACTCTTGGTATGAACCGTTTGAGCAAATTAGCCAGCTAACTGAGCAAGCCAATGTAAAATTGATAACGCCTAAAATCGGTGAGGTATTCACCGTTGGGCAAAGTCCAATTACAGAAGCGTGGTGGCGGGTTTTCAAATAA
- the fis gene encoding DNA-binding transcriptional regulator Fis → MFDSNTTTNTLSTMTSSATSTEVKERPLRDSVEQALRNYFAQLNGEDVSELYELVLSEVEAPLLDVVMQYTRGNQTRASIMLGINRGTLRKKLKKYGMN, encoded by the coding sequence ATGTTTGATTCAAATACCACCACAAACACACTTTCTACTATGACTAGCAGTGCAACTAGCACTGAAGTGAAAGAACGTCCATTACGCGATTCAGTTGAGCAAGCATTGCGCAACTACTTCGCACAATTAAATGGCGAAGATGTGTCTGAATTGTACGAATTAGTACTATCTGAAGTTGAAGCTCCGTTGCTTGACGTAGTTATGCAATACACTCGCGGCAACCAAACCCGCGCTTCAATCATGTTAGGTATCAACCGCGGTACTTTACGCAAGAAATTGAAAAAATACGGCATGAACTAA
- a CDS encoding AraC family transcriptional regulator — protein MAEQHWQDKFEIGPACVERFLTTERFSELTKLQINLSGVSYLRGEYFVSRKAPQEHTLLFSMAGAGSLHTSEFSQRLGPNDLVILPAGVNYSLSLASHFWRHNWFQFSPDISWYRFPKKAKVKKINSSQNIDKCMKLLLDEETKAKADPLVESALTQLIKRYLLQLLKPLKDAEPSPLHKLEQQLRSSLHYPWTVADMAQRLSVSEAHCYRLFQQEFKCSPKQYLSRLRLEHGSYLLRESRWSIDVIASQLGYQDGFAFAHRFKKSFGVSPGRYRRSYNQ, from the coding sequence ATGGCTGAGCAACATTGGCAAGACAAGTTCGAGATAGGCCCCGCCTGTGTTGAACGCTTTTTAACCACAGAGCGATTTTCTGAATTAACGAAATTGCAGATTAATCTATCTGGGGTATCGTATTTGCGGGGTGAATATTTTGTTAGCCGCAAAGCGCCACAGGAACACACCTTACTGTTTTCAATGGCGGGAGCGGGCAGTTTGCATACTTCAGAGTTTAGCCAGCGTTTAGGACCAAATGACTTAGTTATTTTGCCTGCTGGAGTTAATTACTCACTCAGCTTAGCTAGCCACTTTTGGCGGCATAATTGGTTTCAGTTTTCGCCAGATATAAGTTGGTATCGCTTTCCTAAAAAAGCCAAAGTGAAGAAAATCAACTCTAGTCAAAATATTGATAAGTGCATGAAGTTGTTATTAGATGAGGAAACAAAAGCCAAGGCAGATCCTTTAGTTGAATCGGCCTTAACCCAACTGATCAAACGCTATTTGTTGCAGTTGCTTAAGCCGCTAAAAGATGCCGAACCAAGCCCATTGCATAAACTAGAGCAGCAATTGCGCTCCTCTTTGCACTATCCATGGACAGTGGCCGACATGGCGCAACGTTTGTCGGTATCAGAAGCGCACTGCTATCGCCTATTTCAGCAAGAGTTTAAATGCAGCCCTAAGCAGTATCTAAGCCGGTTACGGTTGGAGCATGGTAGTTATTTGCTGCGCGAAAGCCGTTGGTCGATAGACGTGATCGCTAGCCAACTAGGTTACCAAGACGGTTTTGCTTTTGCACATCGCTTTAAGAAAAGTTTTGGGGTTTCTCCTGGTCGTTATCGGCGCAGCTACAACCAATAA
- the dusB gene encoding tRNA dihydrouridine synthase DusB produces MQIGSYKLDNPVILAPMAGITDQPFRRLCWRLGAGLTVSEMVSSNPRVWSSQKSLNRMVHLDECGIRSVQIAGSDPELMALAAQHNVANGAQIIDINMGCPAKKVNKKLAGSALLQQPELVKQILDAVVHAVDVPVTLKIRTGWSPEHRNALQIAKLAEAAGIQSLAIHGRTRACMYKGLAEYDTIKAVKQEVSIPIVANGDITTPEQAKHVLDYTGADAIMIGRGAQGNPWLFREINHFLSTGQHLDAPKAEEVKEVMLHHLDNLYSHYGEYQGVRIARKHVGWYLKQLADTDEFRSQFNQLESALVQTSAIEQFFE; encoded by the coding sequence ATGCAAATAGGCAGTTACAAGCTGGACAATCCGGTGATACTAGCGCCTATGGCTGGAATTACCGATCAACCCTTTCGTCGCTTATGTTGGCGTTTAGGTGCGGGGCTTACGGTTTCAGAGATGGTGTCCAGTAACCCACGGGTTTGGAGTAGCCAAAAATCACTAAACCGCATGGTTCACCTAGATGAATGTGGCATACGCAGTGTTCAAATAGCAGGTTCAGATCCAGAATTGATGGCTCTCGCCGCCCAACATAATGTGGCAAATGGCGCGCAAATCATCGATATCAATATGGGCTGCCCAGCTAAAAAGGTAAACAAAAAGCTAGCTGGTTCGGCGCTATTGCAGCAACCCGAGTTAGTGAAACAAATTCTTGATGCTGTTGTACACGCAGTGGATGTGCCGGTGACCCTAAAGATTCGCACTGGGTGGTCACCAGAACATCGCAATGCTTTGCAAATTGCCAAGCTTGCAGAAGCAGCCGGTATTCAATCTTTAGCCATACACGGTCGGACGCGAGCGTGTATGTATAAAGGTTTAGCCGAGTACGACACCATCAAAGCAGTAAAACAAGAGGTTTCGATACCTATTGTGGCAAATGGTGATATCACCACACCGGAGCAAGCCAAGCACGTTTTGGATTACACCGGCGCGGACGCCATCATGATAGGTCGAGGAGCGCAAGGTAACCCTTGGCTTTTCAGAGAAATTAATCACTTTTTAAGCACCGGGCAGCATTTAGATGCACCCAAAGCCGAAGAAGTGAAGGAAGTAATGCTTCACCACTTAGACAACCTATATTCACATTATGGGGAGTACCAAGGGGTTCGTATCGCTCGCAAACATGTGGGGTGGTACTTGAAGCAATTAGCGGACACGGATGAGTTTCGTAGCCAGTTTAACCAGCTTGAATCAGCCCTGGTACAAACGTCCGCGATTGAACAGTTTTTCGAATAG
- the accB gene encoding acetyl-CoA carboxylase biotin carboxyl carrier protein: MDIRKIKKLIELVEESGVAELEITEGEEAVRISRNFSGAAQAVYAPAPVAAPAPVAAAPAAPAAPAASEVASGHQLLSPMVGTFYRSSSPEAQPFVQEGQQVNVGDTLCIIEAMKMMNQIDADKSGVIKAILVEDGDAVEFDEPLFIIE; the protein is encoded by the coding sequence ATGGATATTCGCAAGATTAAAAAATTAATCGAATTAGTTGAAGAATCTGGTGTTGCTGAACTAGAAATCACCGAAGGTGAAGAGGCAGTACGAATCAGCCGTAACTTCAGCGGTGCGGCACAAGCCGTATATGCTCCAGCTCCTGTTGCAGCACCGGCTCCAGTTGCAGCAGCTCCAGCCGCCCCCGCTGCTCCAGCTGCTAGCGAAGTAGCTTCTGGCCACCAATTATTATCGCCAATGGTAGGTACTTTCTACCGTTCTTCATCTCCAGAAGCGCAACCATTTGTGCAAGAAGGCCAACAAGTTAACGTAGGTGACACCCTATGTATCATTGAAGCCATGAAGATGATGAATCAAATCGACGCCGACAAATCTGGCGTGATTAAAGCCATTTTGGTTGAAGACGGTGACGCCGTTGAATTTGATGAACCGCTATTCATCATCGAATAA
- the prmA gene encoding 50S ribosomal protein L11 methyltransferase yields MPWIQLKINATKDTADAIGDILMETGCQAVTFLDRHDTPVFEPLLGETPLWGDTDVQGLYDAATDMSPILNFLTEALILEDGNYKLDQLEDKDWEREWMKDFHPMQFGERLWICPSWTDVPDPSAVNVMLDPGLAFGTGTHPTTALCLKWLDQLDLSNKTVVDFGCGSGILAIAAIKLGAKRVVGIDIDPQAILASRDNAERNGVADKLELYLPKDQPKDFQADIVVANILAGPLKELSEIILAYLKPQGSIALSGILEEQSDEVVTAYQTQCNMDPVVLDQEWCRLSGTKR; encoded by the coding sequence ATGCCTTGGATCCAGCTAAAAATAAACGCCACTAAAGATACTGCCGATGCCATTGGAGATATTTTAATGGAAACCGGCTGCCAAGCCGTGACATTCTTAGACCGCCACGACACGCCAGTATTTGAGCCCTTGTTAGGTGAAACGCCACTATGGGGCGATACCGATGTACAAGGCCTATACGATGCCGCTACCGATATGTCGCCTATTCTTAACTTCTTAACCGAAGCGCTTATTCTAGAAGACGGCAACTACAAACTAGACCAACTAGAAGACAAAGACTGGGAACGCGAATGGATGAAAGACTTCCATCCAATGCAGTTTGGCGAACGCTTGTGGATTTGCCCTAGCTGGACAGACGTACCAGATCCTAGCGCGGTAAACGTAATGCTAGACCCAGGCCTAGCCTTTGGCACAGGTACTCACCCAACCACAGCACTTTGCTTAAAATGGTTAGACCAACTTGACCTTAGCAATAAAACCGTCGTGGACTTTGGCTGTGGCAGCGGCATTTTAGCCATTGCCGCAATTAAGCTAGGCGCTAAACGGGTAGTTGGGATAGACATCGACCCACAAGCAATTTTAGCTAGCCGCGACAATGCCGAGCGTAATGGCGTGGCCGACAAGCTAGAACTCTACCTACCTAAAGACCAACCTAAAGATTTCCAAGCAGATATTGTAGTGGCCAATATATTGGCAGGCCCACTTAAAGAGCTCAGCGAAATCATCCTAGCCTATTTAAAGCCGCAAGGTTCTATTGCCCTATCAGGCATTTTAGAAGAACAAAGCGACGAAGTAGTTACCGCCTATCAAACACAGTGCAATATGGATCCGGTTGTTCTTGATCAAGAATGGTGTCGATTAAGCGGAACAAAGCGCTAA
- the aroQ gene encoding type II 3-dehydroquinate dehydratase — protein MTDKFSILLLNGPNLNLLGKREPEVYGHQSLDDIVEQLRQQANDLGVNLQDFQSNVEGELINRIHQAMGEIDFIIINPAAFTHTSVALRDALLGVNIPFIEIHLSNVHAREPFRHHSYLADKAEGVICGLGSQGYQFALTAALNKLQK, from the coding sequence ATGACTGATAAATTCTCTATTTTGTTACTCAATGGTCCAAATCTAAACTTACTGGGCAAACGTGAACCTGAAGTTTACGGTCACCAGAGTTTAGACGACATTGTTGAACAGCTACGCCAGCAAGCCAATGACCTGGGCGTAAATCTGCAAGATTTCCAATCTAATGTCGAAGGCGAACTTATTAACCGCATTCATCAAGCCATGGGCGAGATCGATTTCATCATCATCAACCCTGCGGCTTTTACTCATACCAGCGTAGCGCTGCGCGATGCGCTACTGGGTGTGAACATTCCATTTATAGAAATTCACCTATCTAACGTGCATGCACGTGAACCCTTCCGTCATCACTCTTACCTTGCCGACAAAGCAGAAGGAGTGATATGTGGTTTAGGTAGTCAAGGATATCAATTTGCTTTAACTGCAGCGCTCAACAAGCTGCAGAAATAG
- the accC gene encoding acetyl-CoA carboxylase biotin carboxylase subunit: MLDKVVIANRGEIALRILRACKELGIKTVAVHSTADRDLKHVLLADESICIGKPAATESYLDIPRIIAAAEVTDAVAIHPGYGFLSENAEFSEIVEKSGFIFIGPKAETIRMMGDKVEAIKAMKKAGVPCVPGSDGPLGNDRKQNAAIAKRIGYPIIIKAAGGGGGRGMRVVYKEEELQSSIDLTRSEAGAFFGNDIVYMEKYLENPRHVEVQVLSDGQGGAIHLGERDCSMQRRHQKVVEEAPAPGITEDMRRNIGERCTRACIEINYRGAGTFEFLYENGEFYFIEMNTRIQVEHPVTEMVTGIDLIKEQLRIAAGQPLSFSQEQVKLTGHAIECRINAEDPETFIPSPGRINRFHPPGGMGIRWDSHVYAGYSVPPYYDSMIGKLITYGENRDIAIARMKNALSELVIDGIKTNVPLQEKIMRDENFQFGGANIHYLEKKLGL, encoded by the coding sequence ATGCTAGATAAAGTAGTTATTGCTAACCGTGGTGAAATTGCCCTGCGTATTTTACGTGCATGTAAAGAGCTAGGCATTAAAACGGTAGCTGTGCACTCAACAGCCGATCGTGACCTTAAACACGTATTGTTAGCCGACGAATCAATTTGTATTGGTAAGCCTGCGGCAACCGAAAGTTACCTAGACATTCCGCGCATTATTGCTGCTGCCGAAGTTACCGATGCAGTGGCCATTCACCCGGGTTATGGTTTCTTGTCTGAAAACGCCGAATTCTCTGAAATAGTAGAGAAGAGCGGGTTTATCTTTATCGGCCCTAAAGCTGAAACCATCCGCATGATGGGTGATAAAGTTGAAGCGATTAAAGCCATGAAAAAAGCCGGTGTACCATGTGTACCTGGCTCAGATGGCCCACTAGGCAACGATAGAAAACAAAATGCGGCCATTGCCAAACGCATTGGCTACCCGATTATCATCAAAGCTGCTGGCGGCGGTGGTGGTCGTGGTATGCGTGTTGTATACAAGGAAGAAGAGCTGCAAAGCTCTATCGACTTAACCCGTAGCGAGGCCGGTGCTTTTTTTGGTAACGACATCGTATACATGGAGAAGTACCTAGAGAATCCTCGTCACGTAGAGGTTCAGGTATTATCAGACGGCCAAGGCGGCGCTATTCACTTAGGTGAGCGTGACTGCTCTATGCAGCGTCGCCACCAAAAGGTGGTTGAAGAAGCTCCAGCTCCAGGCATTACCGAAGATATGCGCCGCAACATTGGTGAGCGCTGTACCCGCGCATGTATTGAAATTAACTACCGCGGAGCAGGCACATTCGAGTTCTTGTATGAAAATGGCGAGTTCTACTTCATTGAGATGAACACCCGTATTCAGGTTGAACACCCAGTAACTGAAATGGTGACTGGCATCGACTTAATTAAAGAGCAACTGCGCATTGCTGCTGGTCAGCCCTTATCATTTAGCCAAGAGCAAGTGAAATTAACTGGCCACGCGATTGAGTGTCGTATTAATGCTGAAGATCCGGAAACTTTTATCCCATCTCCTGGTCGCATTAACCGTTTCCACCCGCCAGGTGGCATGGGCATTCGTTGGGATTCGCATGTATATGCGGGTTACTCCGTTCCGCCATACTATGACTCTATGATTGGTAAACTAATTACCTATGGTGAAAACCGCGACATTGCCATTGCACGCATGAAAAATGCCCTTTCTGAGCTAGTGATCGACGGCATCAAAACCAACGTTCCGCTGCAAGAAAAAATTATGCGAGACGAGAACTTCCAGTTTGGTGGCGCGAATATTCACTACCTAGAAAAGAAACTTGGTTTGTAA
- the udp gene encoding uridine phosphorylase, which yields MNQQASVFHLGLNPEMLKGATLAIIPGDPQRVERIASLLEEPEFLASQREFTSYLGKLDGTPVVVCSTGIGGPSTSIAVEELAQLGIRTFLRVGTTGAIQPHINVGDVIVTTASVRLDGASSHFAPMQFPAVADFSCMQALNSAALEAKATCHVGVTASSDTFYPGQERYDTVSGRVVKAFQGSMEEWQAMGVLNFEMESATLFTMCASQGLKAGCVAGVIVNRTQQEIPDESLMKNTEHQAVNIVVEAARKMLG from the coding sequence ATGAACCAGCAAGCGAGTGTATTTCATCTTGGCTTAAACCCAGAGATGCTAAAAGGCGCAACTTTAGCCATTATTCCTGGCGACCCGCAGCGCGTAGAACGGATTGCCTCGTTACTAGAAGAGCCGGAGTTTTTAGCCTCGCAGCGCGAATTTACCTCTTACCTAGGTAAATTGGACGGTACACCCGTTGTAGTATGTTCAACCGGCATTGGTGGGCCGTCCACTTCAATTGCCGTTGAAGAGTTGGCGCAACTAGGTATTCGCACCTTCTTGCGGGTAGGTACTACCGGCGCTATTCAGCCACATATTAATGTGGGTGATGTAATTGTAACAACCGCTTCGGTTCGCTTAGATGGCGCCAGCAGCCATTTTGCTCCGATGCAGTTTCCTGCGGTAGCCGATTTTTCTTGTATGCAAGCCTTAAACAGTGCGGCATTAGAAGCCAAGGCAACCTGTCATGTGGGTGTAACTGCTTCTAGCGATACCTTTTACCCAGGCCAAGAGCGTTACGACACGGTGTCTGGCCGCGTAGTTAAAGCCTTCCAAGGTTCAATGGAGGAATGGCAAGCCATGGGCGTACTTAACTTTGAAATGGAAAGCGCCACTTTATTTACCATGTGTGCCTCGCAAGGCTTAAAAGCAGGCTGTGTAGCAGGCGTGATTGTGAATAGAACCCAGCAAGAGATCCCAGACGAAAGCTTGATGAAAAACACCGAACACCAAGCAGTAAACATTGTTGTTGAAGCCGCACGTAAGATGCTCGGCTAA